From Micrococcus porci, one genomic window encodes:
- a CDS encoding serine/threonine protein phosphatase, whose amino-acid sequence MTTIFDHLRADDREHVGYIEMTDDGLFIPYDLLRRRCGEPMELAEAEELLDTVGLQALGEQWLLRTEGDAWVPVDIREFSRESVTVAPRLDDRAVAKALDLTATVMLSLPTDRLRSAE is encoded by the coding sequence CCGCGAGCACGTCGGGTACATCGAGATGACCGACGACGGCCTCTTCATCCCCTACGACCTCCTGCGTCGGCGGTGCGGTGAGCCCATGGAGCTGGCCGAGGCCGAAGAACTGCTTGACACCGTCGGTTTGCAGGCGTTGGGCGAGCAGTGGCTGCTTCGCACCGAGGGTGACGCATGGGTGCCCGTGGACATCCGGGAGTTCTCACGAGAGTCCGTCACAGTGGCGCCGCGGCTCGATGACAGGGCGGTGGCCAAGGCGCTGGATCTCACCGCGACGGTGATGTTGTCGTTGCCGACGGATCGGCTCCGTTCCGCCGAATGA
- a CDS encoding formylglycine-generating enzyme family protein, translated as MNQPSMATLSSGKITLRDARRRTTRDVELEPFEMAVHPLHDRSTGRPLTPLTWFETINLCNELSKAEELQPAYTRAGGGRSVTWNTSADGYRLPTEAEWEYACRAGTTSPTYGPLEDIAWISLDHLEGPQPVGMKKANPYGLHDMLGNIWEWCWDYADPARYGDYRSLRGGGWADEPWSVRASVRRGNAPDAVLEDVGLRLARGPVGSPGQAQGWSHEADRQRAAIRGPLPVGWTPLREIFA; from the coding sequence ATGAACCAGCCCTCCATGGCCACCCTGTCTTCGGGAAAAATCACCCTGCGCGACGCCCGCCGCAGGACCACACGGGATGTGGAACTGGAGCCCTTCGAGATGGCAGTGCACCCCCTACACGACCGGAGCACCGGACGCCCGCTCACGCCTCTGACATGGTTCGAGACCATCAACCTCTGCAACGAGCTATCCAAAGCTGAAGAGCTGCAGCCGGCCTACACGCGCGCTGGGGGCGGACGCTCCGTCACCTGGAACACGAGCGCTGACGGGTACCGATTGCCCACCGAGGCCGAGTGGGAGTACGCCTGCCGCGCCGGAACGACCTCGCCCACCTACGGGCCGCTTGAAGACATCGCCTGGATCAGCCTCGACCACCTCGAGGGCCCCCAGCCCGTCGGCATGAAGAAAGCCAACCCGTACGGTCTGCACGACATGCTCGGCAACATCTGGGAATGGTGCTGGGACTACGCCGATCCCGCCCGCTACGGCGACTACCGCAGTCTGCGCGGGGGTGGCTGGGCGGATGAACCCTGGAGCGTGCGCGCCTCAGTGCGCCGGGGCAACGCCCCGGACGCCGTCCTGGAGGACGTGGGACTCCGCCTTGCCCGGGGTCCGGTCGGCAGCCCGGGACAAGCTCAGGGCTGGTCCCATGAGGCAGACAGGCAACGAGCCGCCATCCGCGGGCCGCTTCCCGTGGGGTGGACACCCTTGCGGGAGATCTTCGCCTGA
- a CDS encoding GNAT family N-acetyltransferase, translated as MDLVPSSSLKIELTWHTDLTPGQLDDLNRLFAAEYREDYGEWDPDQPYGYAPHDMHVIATLDAQTVGHIGWARRSIAVGARPVTIAGVGGVLVAPSGRGHHVGQRLMRSAVDSMRVHSDAEFGYLGCDESVVPFYVSCGWQRIVAAERSIGRGGQPTQSTQGEPLLVMPLRGTEQLWPAGEIDLRGRPW; from the coding sequence ATGGATCTGGTTCCTTCCTCCTCGCTCAAGATCGAGCTGACGTGGCACACCGACCTGACGCCCGGGCAGCTTGATGACCTGAACCGCCTCTTCGCTGCTGAATACCGCGAGGACTACGGGGAGTGGGATCCCGACCAGCCCTACGGGTATGCACCCCATGACATGCATGTCATCGCCACCCTGGACGCGCAGACAGTTGGACACATCGGATGGGCACGAAGGTCGATCGCTGTAGGGGCACGCCCTGTGACGATCGCCGGCGTGGGCGGCGTGCTGGTCGCCCCGAGCGGGCGTGGCCACCACGTGGGCCAGCGACTGATGCGGTCCGCGGTCGATTCCATGCGCGTCCACTCCGACGCAGAGTTCGGTTATCTCGGCTGCGACGAGTCCGTGGTGCCCTTCTACGTCTCGTGCGGATGGCAGCGCATCGTCGCTGCTGAACGCAGCATCGGACGCGGCGGGCAGCCAACACAGAGCACTCAAGGGGAGCCTCTGCTGGTCATGCCGTTACGCGGAACTGAGCAGCTCTGGCCGGCCGGGGAGATCGACCTCCGAGGGCGGCCGTGGTGA